In one window of Thalassotalea agarivorans DNA:
- the dnaQ gene encoding DNA polymerase III subunit epsilon, whose protein sequence is MQVQEERLVILDTETTGINPREGHRIVEIGCVEMINRQLTGRTYHAYINPQFEMEQEVIDVHGLTNEFLADKPLFAQVAQEFIDFIKGAELIIHNAKFDVGFMDHEFALTRKQLPMTHDICKVTDTLKVSKDEFGSPKTLDFLAKHYRVDGLIDRTYHGALIDAQLLAYVYIEMTRKQSALNLSDSDSDGTGNDANAIRRLSSERPALKVVQATEQEQQAHIDRLKIIADKGAEPLWQTQALAVKE, encoded by the coding sequence ATGCAAGTACAAGAAGAACGCCTAGTTATCCTCGATACCGAAACAACAGGTATCAACCCAAGAGAAGGTCATAGAATCGTAGAGATTGGCTGCGTTGAGATGATTAATCGTCAATTAACTGGTCGTACTTACCATGCATATATCAATCCTCAATTCGAAATGGAACAAGAGGTTATTGATGTTCACGGTTTAACCAATGAATTTCTTGCGGACAAACCACTTTTTGCCCAAGTAGCGCAGGAGTTTATCGACTTTATTAAAGGCGCTGAACTTATTATCCATAACGCGAAGTTTGACGTTGGCTTTATGGACCACGAGTTTGCGTTGACACGAAAGCAATTACCGATGACACATGATATCTGTAAAGTCACCGATACCTTGAAAGTGTCTAAAGATGAGTTTGGTTCGCCTAAAACCTTAGACTTTCTTGCTAAACATTACCGAGTAGATGGATTAATTGATCGTACATATCACGGCGCTTTAATTGATGCTCAGTTGCTTGCATACGTTTACATCGAAATGACGCGTAAGCAATCGGCACTAAACCTTAGTGATAGCGATAGTGATGGTACTGGCAACGACGCAAATGCTATTAGGCGACTATCAAGTGAACGCCCAGCACTTAAAGTCGTACAGGCGACAGAGCAGGAACAACAGGCTCATATCGATAGGTTGAAAATTATTGCTGATAAAGGCGCTGAGCCGCTGTGGCAAACACAAGCGCTTGCAGTAAAAGAATAA
- a CDS encoding TetR/AcrR family transcriptional regulator, with translation MSEVIEKKGSIRRRTKGEKTRKQILDAAITVLAQQGIKGTTHRAVAAVANIQLSLTTYYFKDINELVHEAFLLSAKETQARVNSAWDQAFEVVEAIEKAQLRKKAVREQLCNTLADMSAQYIYHKLEEEQEALAVEQLMFTQAKLIPELREIALQHKQALITPFMKLCGYFNKKYADIDADIMLTIYTQLEYRNLGIPVELLDIEEIRTTTYRILALLMGVRT, from the coding sequence ATGAGTGAAGTTATAGAAAAGAAAGGCTCCATTAGGCGTCGCACCAAAGGTGAAAAAACAAGGAAGCAAATTCTCGATGCGGCAATTACCGTGCTTGCCCAACAAGGCATTAAAGGTACGACCCACCGAGCAGTTGCAGCGGTTGCCAATATTCAATTGTCGCTAACTACCTACTATTTTAAAGATATTAATGAATTGGTCCATGAGGCTTTTTTATTGAGCGCTAAAGAAACGCAAGCGCGCGTTAATTCAGCATGGGATCAAGCCTTTGAAGTGGTAGAAGCGATTGAAAAAGCACAGCTAAGAAAAAAAGCCGTGCGTGAGCAACTATGCAATACTTTAGCGGATATGTCGGCGCAGTATATTTACCACAAATTAGAGGAAGAACAGGAAGCTTTAGCTGTTGAGCAGTTAATGTTTACGCAAGCCAAGTTAATTCCTGAGCTTCGAGAAATAGCGCTGCAGCATAAACAAGCGTTAATCACACCGTTTATGAAGCTGTGCGGTTACTTTAACAAAAAATATGCGGATATTGATGCCGATATTATGTTGACGATATATACCCAGTTAGAATACCGCAATCTAGGTATCCCTGTTGAGTTGCTAGATATTGAAGAAATTCGAACAACAACCTACCGAATTCTCGCCCTGTTAATGGGTGTACGAACATAA
- a CDS encoding serine hydrolase domain-containing protein: MKHAFLLSLFTLVFFSFELRSDDTKADIAEVLKQQVMEQQQEAKLIGLGVVYIKNGNIVGPFVSGKRHKDKDVAVSAQDKWHIGSITKSFTSMVIAQLVAEKKLTWDTDVKSVFKGAENIDEGWSKVTLAHLVTHTSGAVPNFSMSVSFEKPEEGAERMKAREQAVLGVLANKPTTEPGTTFVYSNVGYTIAGAMAEKVTGVAWEDHVRQKIFKPLGITSGGFGAPLDDNGILSQPRGHKNFFGMVISADDFSDNTPIMGPAGTIHMSLTDLARYGYEHVKNVQGRSKVFDAESAKGLYKPFMQNYGYGFVVLKDEAHYQGPLIWHNGTNTMWYALLVFIPSANAVVAIASNDGNIQAAEKSAWTIARAVFKASGAIANDD, from the coding sequence ATGAAGCATGCTTTCCTTTTAAGTTTATTCACCCTTGTATTTTTCTCATTTGAACTGCGCTCTGACGACACAAAAGCTGACATTGCTGAAGTCTTAAAACAGCAAGTAATGGAGCAGCAACAAGAAGCTAAATTGATAGGTTTAGGCGTCGTGTATATTAAAAATGGCAATATAGTTGGGCCGTTTGTTAGCGGCAAACGGCACAAGGATAAAGATGTCGCTGTATCCGCACAAGATAAATGGCATATTGGTTCAATTACTAAGTCATTTACCTCAATGGTTATTGCTCAATTAGTCGCGGAAAAAAAGCTAACTTGGGATACCGATGTGAAATCCGTATTCAAAGGAGCAGAGAACATTGACGAAGGGTGGAGCAAGGTAACCTTAGCTCATCTAGTAACTCATACGTCAGGCGCTGTGCCAAACTTTTCCATGTCTGTTTCCTTTGAGAAACCTGAAGAGGGGGCTGAGCGCATGAAGGCGAGAGAGCAAGCTGTACTGGGAGTGCTTGCTAATAAGCCAACTACCGAACCTGGCACCACCTTTGTTTACTCTAATGTTGGCTATACCATAGCAGGTGCAATGGCCGAAAAGGTCACCGGCGTTGCTTGGGAAGATCATGTTAGGCAAAAGATATTTAAACCACTAGGGATAACCAGCGGTGGCTTTGGTGCACCGCTAGATGACAACGGAATATTGAGCCAACCGCGTGGCCATAAAAACTTTTTCGGCATGGTGATTTCCGCTGATGATTTTAGTGACAATACCCCTATTATGGGGCCTGCTGGCACAATTCACATGTCCTTAACCGACTTGGCAAGGTATGGGTATGAGCATGTAAAAAATGTACAGGGACGCAGTAAAGTGTTTGATGCAGAGAGTGCTAAAGGCTTGTATAAACCGTTTATGCAAAACTATGGATATGGTTTTGTCGTACTTAAAGACGAAGCACATTACCAAGGGCCTCTTATTTGGCACAATGGCACTAACACCATGTGGTATGCATTGCTCGTCTTTATCCCAAGTGCCAATGCCGTGGTGGCTATTGCCTCAAATGATGGCAATATTCAGGCGGCAGAAAAAAGTGCTTGGACGATTGCACGCGCTGTTTTTAAAGCGAGTGGCGCAATTGCTAACGACGATTAA
- a CDS encoding response regulator transcription factor — MSTLSSDQFISTLYCQAHQVPLANFRDWALDLLQQVLPFDGAIWATGHIETQEFHTQTTVDVSPQIFASLKETLAINPIFDALKQTPGRPIDMADVISDEKFYAHPLYTKCFKPYGIERILSSIHTNERSGIFTLLTLYRYDRDNGFSAEEKMLQQSLLFHLLCADTHRQMLALESTSGDSQGVSAIVDNKGIYHAVNNDYLDLIESYIENQQAAVAEFIAQGMQQFAVGELVFTLKPHGELFVLTVRLTHALDKLTQRESEIVQGICQGQTFKQIAKSLGLSPSTVSNHLYRIYNKLNINSRSELVALSQ; from the coding sequence ATGTCGACTCTTTCCAGTGATCAGTTTATTAGCACGCTTTATTGTCAGGCCCACCAGGTGCCGCTGGCTAATTTTAGAGATTGGGCGTTAGATTTATTACAACAAGTATTACCGTTTGACGGTGCGATATGGGCGACAGGCCATATCGAAACGCAGGAGTTTCATACCCAAACAACGGTTGATGTTTCACCTCAAATTTTTGCCTCGCTTAAAGAAACCTTGGCCATCAATCCGATCTTTGACGCATTGAAACAAACCCCGGGTCGGCCGATAGATATGGCTGATGTAATCTCTGATGAAAAATTTTATGCCCATCCACTCTACACTAAGTGTTTTAAACCTTATGGAATCGAACGCATATTAAGCTCTATTCATACCAATGAGCGTTCCGGCATATTTACCCTACTCACCTTGTATCGCTACGACAGAGATAATGGATTTTCTGCCGAAGAAAAAATGCTACAACAATCCCTGTTGTTTCACTTGTTATGCGCCGATACACATCGACAAATGCTTGCCTTAGAGAGTACTTCAGGCGATAGCCAAGGAGTAAGCGCCATTGTTGATAACAAAGGAATTTATCACGCAGTAAACAACGACTACTTGGACTTAATTGAAAGTTATATTGAAAATCAACAAGCTGCGGTTGCAGAGTTCATCGCGCAAGGGATGCAGCAGTTTGCGGTAGGCGAATTAGTGTTTACGCTCAAACCTCATGGAGAGCTATTTGTTTTAACGGTGAGATTAACCCATGCGCTTGATAAGCTCACACAAAGAGAAAGTGAAATCGTTCAAGGCATTTGCCAAGGGCAAACCTTTAAGCAAATAGCGAAAAGTCTTGGTCTGTCACCTTCGACAGTTTCAAACCATTTGTATCGAATCTATAACAAGCTCAATATAAATAGCCGAAGCGAATTAGTTGCATTAAGCCAATAA
- a CDS encoding thiamine pyrophosphate-binding protein, producing MKKTAAWLVRYALEQLKVTHTFGIPGVHNTEIYDELENSDTIDPVLVTHEGYGAFMADAISRSSDSIGTLVIVPAAGATHAASGIGEAHLDGIPMLVISGGVRTDSQFEYQLHDMDQHKMLEPITKKTYKVTTYEDVVPTIFDAYTEATTGEPGPVFVEIPVNLQLDKGEVSHLPTYQQPAPVLSFDAREAIQKAAKLLASAKNPGIFVGWGGVDASQSLTLIAEQLNAPVSTTLQGLSAFPANHPLHTGMGFGPAAVPAATNAFKQCDCLLAIGTRFSEIPTGSFGVTVPENLIHIDINPAVFSKNYPAKIAIEADATLALAELAEAIKPLGSENQQAAIQGKIAADKANYQKEWLAHDSKDRVNPAVFFNALRQQLPEDGYVIADDGNHTFLSAELMPCLKPRHFFSPTDFNCMGYAIPAVIGCKLANPSLPVVGIIGDGAFLMSQTELFTASNRGVGAVFTIFNDGDLAQISQAQKTPYNRTTCTNLPNVRFEALATASGCQYVRIESNDDVQSKIAEALSLAAESQPVVLDVNIDYSKKTRFTQGIIKTNLKRMKLPTKIRMISRALWRRIS from the coding sequence ATGAAAAAAACAGCAGCGTGGCTTGTTAGATATGCGTTAGAACAGTTAAAAGTGACACATACCTTTGGTATTCCCGGCGTGCACAATACTGAAATTTATGATGAGTTAGAAAATTCCGACACTATTGATCCTGTACTTGTTACTCACGAGGGTTACGGCGCGTTTATGGCTGATGCTATAAGCCGCTCAAGTGATTCTATAGGTACCTTGGTGATTGTCCCTGCTGCAGGTGCTACGCATGCAGCGAGTGGTATAGGGGAAGCCCACTTAGACGGTATTCCTATGCTAGTGATCAGTGGTGGCGTTCGTACAGATTCACAATTTGAGTATCAGCTGCACGATATGGATCAACACAAGATGCTTGAGCCGATCACTAAGAAAACCTATAAAGTGACCACTTACGAAGACGTTGTTCCTACTATTTTTGACGCCTACACAGAAGCAACAACAGGTGAACCAGGACCGGTATTCGTTGAGATTCCAGTGAATTTACAGCTAGATAAAGGGGAAGTATCACATCTTCCTACATACCAACAACCAGCACCTGTACTTAGCTTTGATGCTCGTGAAGCTATTCAAAAAGCGGCTAAATTACTCGCATCAGCTAAAAATCCAGGCATCTTCGTCGGCTGGGGTGGTGTAGATGCTAGCCAGTCATTGACGCTTATTGCCGAGCAACTAAATGCGCCAGTATCAACGACATTACAAGGATTAAGTGCATTTCCGGCCAACCACCCACTGCATACTGGCATGGGTTTTGGTCCGGCAGCCGTGCCAGCGGCAACAAACGCGTTCAAGCAGTGCGATTGTTTACTTGCCATAGGTACTCGTTTTTCGGAAATACCAACAGGAAGCTTTGGCGTTACCGTACCTGAAAACCTAATACATATCGATATTAATCCTGCCGTGTTTAGTAAGAACTACCCAGCTAAAATAGCAATTGAAGCAGATGCCACTTTAGCATTAGCAGAGCTTGCCGAAGCCATTAAGCCCCTAGGCAGTGAAAACCAGCAGGCTGCAATACAGGGCAAAATTGCAGCGGATAAAGCGAATTACCAAAAAGAATGGCTTGCGCACGACAGCAAGGATAGGGTTAATCCAGCCGTATTCTTTAATGCGCTAAGGCAGCAGTTACCAGAAGATGGTTATGTTATTGCTGACGACGGTAATCATACATTCTTGTCTGCTGAACTGATGCCATGTTTAAAACCGAGACACTTTTTTTCGCCAACAGATTTTAACTGTATGGGCTATGCGATCCCTGCTGTGATTGGCTGTAAGCTTGCCAACCCATCATTGCCAGTAGTGGGTATAATTGGTGATGGCGCGTTTTTGATGAGCCAAACAGAGCTTTTTACTGCGTCAAATCGCGGGGTGGGAGCGGTGTTTACCATTTTTAATGACGGCGATTTAGCACAAATTTCACAAGCCCAAAAAACGCCATACAATCGCACTACATGCACTAATTTGCCGAATGTTAGATTTGAAGCTTTAGCGACGGCGAGCGGTTGTCAGTATGTGCGCATTGAGTCAAACGATGATGTACAGAGCAAAATAGCAGAGGCTTTGTCGTTAGCGGCTGAAAGCCAACCAGTAGTGTTGGACGTAAACATTGATTACAGCAAGAAAACACGTTTTACACAGGGCATCATTAAAACTAATTTGAAACGAATGAAGCTGCCAACAAAAATCAGAATGATTTCTCGAGCACTTTGGCGACGGATAAGTTAA
- a CDS encoding FAD-binding dehydrogenase, translated as MKKKDVVIAGGGIAGLVTALELVKHADNIVIVDRDTPERIGGLARWAFGGMALCETAEQKRAKIADSPKNLLNDIHSFADFNADDHWPKQWANAYAQENKSLVYDWLKGLGMSFLPAVNWVERGLHTPGNSLPRYHVLWGTGWNLVETVWQQLKPYIDNGKVEVLYQHKVIRPLIDDNTVVGVEVENEQSNDTFTIDTSYVVIACGGINGATEQVKKNWYKPWGKPPETMLNGANPISDGKLHEAVEAVGGAVTHQDKMWNYAAGVRHPQAEFDGHGLSLIPCKSALWLNHSGQRIGPDPLVTGFDTNFLCKRVSEQEKPWTWQILNKKIALKEFAVSGSLHNPSIRDKKLFSFLKEILFGNHRLINQMLDECDDFIAADTVEALADKMNGLTDQDYISADKLQHVLDSYDQQFNEGFFEDDDQVRRIRHARQWKADKLRTCKPGAIQDQKSGPFIAIKLQLISRKSLGGIKTDLDSQVLNQQEQKITGLYAVGEAAGFGGGGMNGFRSLEGTFLSACIITAKHCAKAILNAKQ; from the coding sequence ATGAAGAAAAAAGACGTCGTTATTGCTGGCGGTGGAATAGCAGGTTTAGTTACTGCGCTAGAGCTCGTTAAGCACGCAGATAATATTGTTATTGTAGACAGAGATACACCCGAGAGAATTGGTGGCTTAGCTCGCTGGGCTTTTGGTGGTATGGCGCTTTGTGAAACAGCCGAACAAAAACGTGCAAAAATTGCAGACTCTCCAAAAAATCTGTTGAACGATATTCATAGTTTTGCAGATTTTAACGCAGATGATCATTGGCCAAAGCAGTGGGCCAACGCTTATGCACAAGAAAACAAAAGCTTGGTGTATGACTGGTTAAAAGGATTAGGTATGTCTTTTCTACCTGCCGTTAACTGGGTAGAACGCGGCTTGCACACACCGGGAAACTCATTGCCACGATATCATGTGTTATGGGGTACAGGCTGGAACCTGGTGGAAACGGTATGGCAACAACTGAAACCTTATATTGATAACGGTAAAGTAGAGGTGTTGTATCAACACAAAGTAATTCGCCCGTTAATTGACGATAACACGGTTGTCGGCGTTGAAGTTGAAAATGAACAAAGTAACGACACTTTTACCATAGATACCTCGTACGTAGTTATTGCCTGTGGCGGCATTAATGGTGCCACAGAGCAGGTTAAGAAAAACTGGTACAAACCATGGGGTAAACCGCCTGAGACCATGTTAAATGGCGCTAATCCTATATCAGATGGCAAATTGCATGAAGCAGTAGAAGCTGTCGGCGGAGCGGTTACGCATCAAGATAAAATGTGGAACTACGCTGCTGGCGTACGTCATCCTCAAGCAGAATTCGATGGTCATGGTTTAAGCTTAATTCCATGTAAATCAGCGTTATGGTTAAATCATAGTGGCCAGCGTATTGGCCCTGACCCATTGGTTACCGGGTTTGACACCAATTTTCTTTGCAAACGCGTGAGTGAGCAAGAAAAACCTTGGACGTGGCAAATTTTAAATAAAAAAATCGCACTTAAAGAATTCGCGGTATCCGGCTCTTTGCACAATCCTTCCATTAGAGATAAGAAACTATTTAGCTTTTTAAAAGAAATTCTGTTTGGTAATCATCGCCTCATTAATCAAATGCTCGACGAGTGTGATGATTTTATCGCGGCAGACACGGTTGAGGCGTTAGCGGACAAAATGAATGGGCTAACAGATCAAGATTACATTTCTGCTGATAAATTACAGCATGTGCTAGACAGTTATGATCAGCAGTTCAATGAGGGGTTTTTTGAAGATGACGATCAAGTTCGTCGTATCCGACATGCAAGGCAGTGGAAAGCCGACAAGTTAAGAACCTGCAAACCCGGCGCGATCCAAGATCAAAAATCAGGGCCGTTTATTGCTATCAAGCTTCAACTCATCAGCCGTAAGAGCCTTGGCGGCATAAAAACAGACCTCGATTCTCAGGTACTTAATCAACAAGAACAGAAAATTACGGGTCTTTATGCGGTTGGAGAAGCGGCAGGGTTTGGTGGCGGTGGTATGAACGGCTTTAGATCGCTCGAAGGTACCTTTTTATCCGCTTGCATTATTACGGCTAAACATTGTGCGAAAGCAATTTTAAACGCAAAACAATAG
- a CDS encoding acyltransferase: protein MLSFLPSFILFPIGVVLLSLNLAFAGSTLFIGGIFKLLLPFASVHRKILVVMNGIFRLWALNNYLVIMLLNKTTWTIKGDEGLNRESWYLLIANHISWLDIFVVAHVARKRIPEPKFFLKEELKKVPFIGIGCWALDMPFMKRYSRSFIEKNPHLKGKDIETTKKSCERYKLAPTTIINFVEGTRITESKHKQQQSPFRNLLKPKAGGIAFTLATMGEQFDKVLNVTICYPGTEGHTMKRLLSGKLTEVVVDIEQIDVTDEIVGNYFEDESFQASFQTWLNDLWLRKDANIDKWMGR from the coding sequence ATGCTTTCTTTTTTACCAAGTTTCATATTATTTCCTATTGGCGTTGTATTGCTGAGCTTAAACCTAGCATTCGCTGGTTCAACTTTGTTTATTGGTGGCATTTTTAAGTTGCTACTTCCTTTCGCCTCAGTGCATCGCAAAATACTTGTGGTGATGAACGGTATTTTTAGACTTTGGGCACTAAATAATTATCTCGTTATCATGTTGCTAAATAAAACAACATGGACCATCAAAGGCGATGAAGGGCTTAACCGTGAGTCATGGTATTTGTTGATCGCAAATCATATCAGTTGGTTGGACATATTCGTTGTTGCTCATGTCGCTCGCAAACGCATACCAGAACCTAAATTTTTCTTAAAAGAAGAACTCAAAAAAGTACCTTTTATTGGTATTGGTTGTTGGGCTTTAGATATGCCTTTTATGAAGCGCTACTCTCGATCTTTCATCGAGAAAAACCCGCACCTGAAAGGAAAAGATATAGAAACAACTAAAAAGTCTTGTGAACGATATAAACTCGCGCCAACCACCATTATTAATTTTGTTGAAGGCACGCGCATAACGGAAAGTAAACACAAGCAACAACAAAGCCCGTTTCGTAATCTACTCAAACCTAAAGCAGGTGGCATTGCTTTTACTTTAGCCACCATGGGTGAGCAGTTTGACAAAGTATTGAACGTGACTATTTGCTACCCTGGCACTGAGGGGCACACAATGAAACGTTTACTTAGTGGCAAATTGACTGAAGTTGTTGTAGATATCGAGCAAATTGATGTGACCGATGAAATCGTTGGTAATTACTTTGAAGACGAATCATTTCAAGCTTCTTTTCAAACCTGGTTGAATGATTTGTGGTTAAGAAAAGACGCAAATATAGACAAATGGATGGGTCGATAA
- a CDS encoding rhodanese-like domain-containing protein, producing the protein MLITVPELVAKARENVNCVTAADTAAKDLSGALIVDVREPQEFAQGAVKGAINIPRGVLEMQMLNLHPNAEQTIYVHCATGGRATLAGEQLARIGYNNVHVITCKFEDIANAFNH; encoded by the coding sequence ATGTTAATTACTGTTCCAGAGCTCGTAGCTAAGGCACGTGAAAACGTAAACTGTGTTACTGCTGCAGACACCGCGGCTAAGGATTTATCGGGCGCACTAATTGTCGATGTCAGAGAACCGCAAGAATTTGCACAAGGCGCAGTTAAAGGCGCTATAAACATTCCACGCGGCGTATTAGAAATGCAAATGCTTAACTTACACCCTAATGCCGAGCAAACTATTTATGTCCATTGTGCAACTGGAGGCAGAGCAACATTAGCGGGTGAGCAACTTGCTCGCATCGGCTACAACAATGTTCATGTTATTACTTGTAAGTTTGAAGATATTGCTAACGCTTTTAATCATTAA